A genomic stretch from Anoplopoma fimbria isolate UVic2021 breed Golden Eagle Sablefish chromosome 8, Afim_UVic_2022, whole genome shotgun sequence includes:
- the rorca gene encoding RAR-related orphan receptor C a, whose amino-acid sequence MRAQIEVIPCKICGDKSSGIHYGVITCEGCKGFFRRSQQNNAMYSCSRQRNCLIDRTNRNRCQHCRLQKCLTLGMSRDAVKFGRMSKKQRDSLYAEVQKHQQSQDCTGLGVREREDGDMSDHGRTYRRSSTAALSDLDDISMLPEGLLFDLPLTPEEANGDYCNLDMLGGSAGSSSSSQSSPEQTNLDFVDVKHGIKHEYQLLHDSGLFSHAILNPLPEGCSLLEIERITQSVLKSHIETSQYSTEELKRMAWTLYSQEETRSYQTKSAEVMWQQCAIHITNAIQYVVEFAKRISGFMDLCQNDQIILLKAGCMDVLLIRMCRAYNPINNTMLFDGKFTAAHLFKALGCDDLVNAVFDLAKSLSRIQMSEEEMALFSAAVLLSPDRPWLTDVQKIQKLQEKVYVALQRCLQKEGASEEKLAKMVSKLPIMKSICNLHIDKLEFFRLVHPETAYTFPPLYREVFGSEITFPDSTEG is encoded by the exons ctcaaaTAGAGGTGATTCCGTGTAAAATCTGTGGGGACAAATCATCAGGGATTCACTATGGTGTCATCACCTGTGAAGGCTGCAAG GGTTTCTTCCGACGCAGCCAGCAGAACAATGCTATGTATTCCTGCTCACGACAGAGGAACTGTTTAATTGACCGGACCAACCGTAACCGTTGTCAGCACTGCAGGCTGCAGAAGTGTCTCACTCTGGGCATGAGCCGCGATG CGGTCAAGTTCGGTCGCATGTCCAAAAAGCAGCGTGACAGCCTGTATGCAGAGGTCCAGAAGCACCAGCAGTCCCAGGACTGCACGGGGCTCGGTGTCCGCGAGCGAGAGGACGGCGACATGTCCGACCACGGCCGCACCTACAGGAGAAGCTCCACCGCCGCGCTCAGCGACCTGGACGACATCAGCATGCTGCCAGAGGGTCTGCTTTTCGACCTGCCGCTGACCCCCGAGGAAGCCAACGGAGACTACTGTAACCTGGACATGCTGGGCGGCAGTGcaggcagcagctcctcctctcagaGTTCACCAGAACAGACCAACTTGGACTTTGTAGACGTCAAACACGGCATCAAGCACGAGTACCAGCTGTTGCACGACTCCGGCCTGTTCTCGCATGCTATCCTCAACCCGCTGCCCGAGGGCTGCTCTCTGCTTGAGATAG AGCGTATAACTCAGAGTGTGCTGAAGTCCCATATTGAGACGAGTCAGTACAGCacagaggagctgaagagaatGGCGTGGACCTTGTACAGCCAAGAAGAGACGCGCTCATACCAGACCAAG TCAGCTGAGGTGATGTGGCAACAATGTGCCATTCACATCACCAATGCAATCCAGTATGTGGTGGAGTTTGCCAAGCGCATCTCTGGCTTCATGGACCTCTGTCAAAACGATCAGATCATCCTCCTCAAAGCAG gCTGCATGGATGTTCTTCTGATCCGTATGTGTCGGGCCTATAACCCCATCAACAACACGATGCTCTTTGACGGAAAGTTTACAGCGGCTCATCTTTTCAAAGCGCTTG GCTGTGACGACCTGGTGAATGCGGTGTTCGACTTGGCTAAAAGCCTGAGCCGTATACAAATGTCCGAGGAGGAGATGGCTCTCTTcagtgctgctgtgctgctctcACCAG ACCGACCCTGGCTGACAGATGTTCAGAAGATACAGAAGTTGCAGGAGAAAGTCTACGTGGCTCTGCAGCGCTGCCTACAAAAAGAGGGAGCATCAGAAGAGAAACTAGCTAAG ATGGTGTCCAAGCTTCCCATCATGAAGTCCATTTGCAACCTTCACATCGACAAACTGGAGTTTTTCCGCCTGGTCCACCCTGAGACCGCGTACACCTTCCCTCCTCTGTATAGGGAGGTTTTTGGCAGTGAAATCACCTTCCCAGACTCCACAGAGGGCTAG